In the Cheilinus undulatus linkage group 19, ASM1832078v1, whole genome shotgun sequence genome, one interval contains:
- the wasf3b gene encoding wiskott-Aldrich syndrome protein family member 3b, with translation MPLVKRNIDPRYLCRGELPEGIGSELECVMNNTLSAIIRQLSSLSKHAEDIFGELFNEANTFYLRANSLQDRIDRLAVKVTQLDSTVEEVSLQDINMRKAFKSSTTQDQQVVSKSSVPNPVREMYNLSDKPPPLNILSTYRDDCKEALKFYTDPSYFFDLWKEKMLQDTEDKRKEKRKQKEQRRCVDGTLQREVKKVRKARNRRQEWNMMALDKELRPDHRHTIHRDRGASSEGSMSPENRGHGQDQHHYPNSMNHAGHAHTYSGPPPSALAAQMAAGHGPRGGVEHDNRGRPMMAYQSGTLGRTHHHQQQVPLPPPPSEAMNGGSTSLPPMDYSMDGYANTGPPPPPPAPLIPSAQTAFASPPGGPMSPGPMTGAGYAPPPPPLSGAHAAPPPPGPPPPPLPAGASHPTTHKMSSSAPAESSAVNDARSDLLAAIRMGIQLKKVQEQQEQQAKREPVGNDVATILSRRIAVEYSDSEDDSELEENDWSD, from the exons ATGCCGCTGGTGAAGAGGAACATCGACCCCCGCTACCTCTGCCGGGGGGAGCTCCCAGAAGGCATCGGCAGCGAGCTGGAATGTGTGATGAATAACACACTCTCTGCCATCATCCGTCAGCTCAGCAGCCTGA GTAAACATGCAGAGGACATATTCGGGGAGTTGTTTAATGAGGCCAACACATTTTATCTGCGTGCCAACTCCCTCCAAGACCGCATCGACCGGCTGGCCGTCAAGGTCACACAGCTGGACTCCACAGTCGAAGAAG TTTCTCTTCAAGACATCAACATGAGGAAAGCCTTCAAGAGCTCAACCACCCAGGACCAGCAGGTGGTGTCCAAGAGCAGCGTGCCCAACCCCGTCCGAGAGATGTACAACCTGAGTGACAAGCCTCCGCCTCTCAACATCCTCTCAACGTACAG GGATGACTGCAAAGAAGCTCTTAAGTTCTACACTGATCCCTCATACTTCTTTGACCTGTGGAAGGAGAAAATGCTGCAGGACACAGAGGATAAGAGGAAAGAGAAGCGGAAGCAGAag GAGCAGAGGCGTTGTGTTGATGGCACGTTACAGAGAGAGGTGAAGAAGGTCCGAAAGGCGAGGAACCGTCGTCAGGAGTGGAACATGATGGCTCTGGATAAAGAGCTGAGGCCAGACCATCGACACACCATCCACCGGGACAGAGGGGCTTCCTCTGAGGGCTCCATGTCTCCAGAAAACAG GGGTCACGGTCAGGACCAGCACCACTACCCCAATTCCATGAACCATGCTGGCCACGCCCACACCTACTCTGGCCCTCCGCCCAGCGCCCTGGCAGCTCAGATGGCTGCAGGGCACGGCCCTCGTGGAGGAGTGGAACATGACAACAGAGGACGGCCCATGATGGCCTATCAGAGCGGGACGCTGGGACGCACTCACCACCACCAACAACAAGTCCCACTGCCTCCTCCACCCTCCGAGGCTATGAATGGTGGCTCCACATCCCTTCCACCCATGGACTACAG TATGGATGGTTATGCCAACACCGGTCCTCCGCCCCCTCCCCCAGCTCCTCTCATCCCGTCTGCTCAAACTGCCTTCGCCTCACCCCCTGGAGGTCCAATGTCTCCTGGACCGATGACCGGTGCTGGCTACGCCCCGCCTCCACCACCTCTATCTGGGGCCCACGCAGCTCCGCCTCCTCCtggtcctcctcctcctcctcttccagcCGGTGCCTCCCACCCCACTACCCACAAGATGTCTTCCTCTGCTCCTGCTGAGTCCTCAGCGGTCAACGATGCTCGCAGTGACCTGCTAGCTGCTATACGAATGG GCATCCAGTTGAAGAAGGTGCAGGAGCAGCAGGAGCAACAGGCCAAGAGGGAGCCCGTAGGAAACGACGTGGCCACCATCCTGTCACGACGCATCGCCGTCGAATACTCGGACTCTGAGGACGACTCCGAGCTGGAGGAGAACGACTGGTCGGATTAG